A single genomic interval of Shewanella psychropiezotolerans harbors:
- a CDS encoding AMP-binding protein, which produces MRLSNDRYGLNEAEFDKIFCQWNKPNTSYPSDKTINQLFEEQVKKTPNSIALVYMSQVLTYKELNQRANQLARYLRKEYRNKTSTPLTANTLIALRLDKSLEMVVAVLAVLKAGGAYVPIDPSYPPDRLAYILDDTKAQIVLTQQHFAKALPATTQVQYIVTDLDSDIYNTVDGDNLKEYATAQDLAYVIYTSGTTGKPKGVMIPHKGIVNRLTWMQSEYPLSAQDVVLQKTAYVFDVSVWELFWAHWYGAKLVMCEPEGHKDSSYLYRLINDQNVTKLHFVPSMLDAYNSYLMANHLTLNPCINTLFCSGEALQPITMEQTYHNAVNKQFKLHNLYGPTEASIDVTYFETFAGHDICIGKPIANTKAYILDESRRPVPINTIGELYIGEQD; this is translated from the coding sequence ATGAGATTATCGAATGATAGATATGGTCTGAATGAAGCCGAATTTGACAAAATATTTTGTCAATGGAATAAACCCAATACGTCATACCCCTCAGATAAAACAATCAATCAACTATTCGAAGAACAGGTAAAAAAAACACCTAACAGTATTGCTTTAGTCTATATGTCGCAAGTTTTGACTTATAAGGAACTGAATCAAAGGGCGAATCAATTAGCAAGATATCTTCGTAAAGAATATAGAAACAAGACATCGACCCCCTTAACAGCCAATACACTCATTGCCTTAAGGCTAGATAAAAGCCTAGAGATGGTTGTTGCCGTTCTCGCGGTACTAAAAGCAGGCGGGGCGTATGTCCCCATTGATCCTAGTTACCCACCAGACCGCTTAGCTTATATATTAGATGATACAAAAGCCCAAATTGTATTAACACAACAACATTTCGCTAAAGCGCTCCCTGCTACAACTCAAGTACAATATATTGTTACTGATTTAGATTCAGACATTTATAACACTGTTGATGGCGATAACCTGAAAGAGTACGCAACGGCTCAAGATCTGGCCTACGTGATCTACACATCAGGAACAACGGGGAAACCTAAAGGGGTGATGATTCCACATAAAGGTATCGTCAATCGCCTAACTTGGATGCAAAGCGAATACCCATTGTCGGCACAAGACGTTGTTCTCCAGAAAACGGCCTATGTGTTTGATGTTTCTGTATGGGAGCTGTTCTGGGCACATTGGTATGGCGCCAAGTTAGTCATGTGTGAACCCGAAGGACATAAGGACAGCAGTTATCTTTATCGGTTGATCAATGACCAGAATGTCACCAAGCTGCATTTCGTGCCAAGCATGTTAGATGCATACAACAGCTACTTAATGGCGAACCACTTAACATTAAACCCCTGCATTAATACCCTATTTTGCAGTGGCGAAGCACTGCAGCCGATCACGATGGAGCAAACCTACCACAATGCTGTCAACAAACAGTTTAAGCTGCATAACTTATACGGGCCGACCGAAGCCTCAATCGATGTCACCTACTTTGAAACCTTTGCGGGTCATGATATCTGTATCGGAAAGCCAATCGCCAATACCAAAGCGTACATCTTAGATGAAAGTCGACGTCCTGTTCCTATCAACACGATTGGAGAACTTTATATCGGGGAGCAGGATTAG